A stretch of the Hydra vulgaris chromosome 09, alternate assembly HydraT2T_AEP genome encodes the following:
- the LOC100208501 gene encoding mediator of RNA polymerase II transcription subunit 18: MNIQNKNQIQYILVGSVPASNFKFLLHRLKGLCDNAVLSETMYEDHEAIYIIKNQTSGAVTVSLSVKRSLLNPEKPHRIQYLGNVEGMNLNRAATMRSIIEVETSDNISTYLEQIGFQFDYETLLRGYSFYKGPMRINVSRLHKIPERGNLSNIMPMTDSYLVELTLHTLVQQDSLCEEMKAFAEHLKPIVVLDKIEQKR; this comes from the exons atgaatattcaaaataaaaatcaaattcagTACATTTTAGTTGGTAGTGTACCTGCTAGTAATTTTAAGTTCTTGCTGCATCGTTTAAAGGGCTTATGTGATAATGCTGTACTATCAGAAACAATGTATGAAGATCATGAGGCTATCTATATtatcaaa AATCAAACAAGTGGAGCTGTTACAGTTTCATTAAGTGTGAAGAGGTCTTTGTTGAACCCTGAAAAACCTCATCGGATTCAATATCTTG gtaATGTAGAGGGAATGAATCTAAACCGAGCTGCTACTATGCGTTCAATAATAGAAGTAGAAACAAGTGATAATATATCTACCTACTTAGAACAAATAGGCTTTCAGTTTGATTATGAAACTCTTTTACGGggatattcattttataaaggTCCTATGCGAATAAATGTATCTCGATTACATAAAATTCCAGAAAGAGGTAATTTATCAAACATTATGCCAATGACAGATTCGTATTTAGTTGAGTTAACTCTTCATACTCTAGTTCAACAAGATTCATTGTGCGAGGAGATGAAAGCTTTTGCTGAACATTTAAAACCAATAGTGGTTcttgataaaattgaacaaaaaagataa
- the LOC105844027 gene encoding dolichol kinase gives MCEKLKNVKFLTENIIGIFVAIFVILRTSCVTCYNLWSAVIILNTSLVIILEHFNCNRLKNFFKLSNSQYSGFVYANLTLFSVTAVQVSNCSFYLENAEEASLFQFALHFIITFILIVSNFMVSTALVTSGLNSVLVILIYMNFPETEYSIFIVFVFILVIVISFGVFVFVCDKSFTFTEVAFLVQSFWIVFFDLHLRFLNVNMFCLENIKLSIVLELVLLLIAPVIFLIMSDCFLIILCLPFLLLIMMFVLTLYYAISLQKINLVLIKTVLLLESKWILLLYWFFLVIFSLVVVYWYALTAQSNKIPKTVVRKIFHLIALFIYLFGWSESELLALISSLVFYVFIVTEVMRAKKNTVGLFLNNFLEPFRDENDSGKFILSHVYLILGLSLPFWLTPYSILQSNSLKSLSIFSGVISLGIGDSFASIFGSLYGKSKWSGSNKSHIGTFCCFLSQFLFSIILIKGLSINISFISICILSFVCFVVSMLETFSSQNDNLILPVYMYILFMLL, from the coding sequence ATGTGCGAAAAATTAAAGAACGTTAAGTTTTTGACCGAAAATATAATTGGGATTTTTGTAgcgatttttgttattttaagaacttcTTGTGTTACATGTTACAATTTATGGTCAGCAGttatcattttaaatacatCACTTGTAATAATCCTTGAGCATTTCAATTGCAATCGTTTGAAAAACTTCTTCAAATTGAGTAACTCACAATATTCTGGTTTTGTTTATGCCAACCTTACATTATTTTCGGTGACTGCTGTTCAAGTTTcaaattgtagtttttatttagaaaatgcGGAAGAAGCAAGTCtatttcaatttgctttgcatttTATAATAACGTTCATATTGATTGTTTCGAATTTCATGGTTTCAACAGCATTGGTTACAAGTGGTTTAAACAGTGTTTTAgtaatactaatatatatgaattttcCAGAAACAgaatatagtatatttattgtgtttgtatttatattgGTCATTGTAATATCATTTGGTGTTTTTGTGTTTGTTTGCGATAAAAGTTTCACATTTACAGAAGTTGCATTCCTTGTTCAAAGTTTTTGGATAGTTTTCTTCGATCTTCATCttagatttttaaatgtaaatatgttttgtctggaaaatatcaaactttCAATAGTTTTAGAGCTAGTGCTGCTTTTAATTGCTCCAGTGATATTTCTAATAATGTCAGATTGTTTTTTGATAATCTTGTGTTTaccttttttgttgttaattatgATGTTTGTCTTAACTTTATATTATGCTATATctctgcaaaaaataaatttagtattaattaAGACTGTTTTACTCCTTGAATCAAAGTGGATTCTGCTTTTGTATTggttttttcttgtaattttttctCTTGTTGTTGTTTATTGGTATGCCTTAACTGCACAAAgcaataaaataccaaaaacaGTTGTACggaaaatttttcatttaattgcactttttatttatttatttggatgGTCAGAATCAGAATTACTTGCTCTCATTTCTAGCTtagtgttttatgtttttattgtcaCAGAGGTTATGAGGGCTAAAAAAAACACTGTGGGactttttttgaacaattttttagaACCATTTCGAGATGAGAATGACAGTGGtaagtttattttaagtcaTGTCTACCTTATATTGGGCTTGTCGTTGCCATTTTGGTTAACACCATACTCAATTTTGCAGAGTAACagtttaaaatcattaagtATCTTTAGTGGAGTGATATCTCTGGGAATAGGTGATTCATTTGCCTCAATATTTGGGAGTTTATATGGAAAATCAAAGTGGTCAGGAAGTAATAAATCACATATTGGgacattttgttgttttttatctcaatttttattttcaattatacttataaaaggcttaagtattaatatttcatttataagtaTTTGTATCTTGAGTTTTGTATGTTTTGTAGTATCAATGTTAGAGACTTTTTCTTCTCAAAATGATAATTTGATTCTTCCAGTTTATATGtacatattatttatgttactgtaa